A single region of the Gemella sp. zg-570 genome encodes:
- a CDS encoding ABC-F family ATP-binding cassette domain-containing protein gives MLQVTNLGLRFADRKLFEDVNIKFTNGNCYGLIGANGAGKTTFLKLLSGEIGSQQGHVSLGKGERLAVLRQNHFDYEEEKVIDVVMMGYEKLWDVMNRKNEIYMKDPFTEEDGIIAAELEAEFAEMDGWNAESDAAQLLEGLGISSTVHYSLMSELDNSQKVKILLAKALFGNPDVLLLDEPTNGLDISAIQWLEEFLINFENTVIVVSHDRHFLNNICTHICDLDFGKIQLYVGNYDFWYQSSQLARRMLEDSNKKKEEKIKELQEFIARFSANASKSKQATSRKKMLDKITLDDIKPSSRRYPYVRFTPDREIGNDLLIVDNLSKTVDGKEVLKNVSFTVNPNDKVILLGDEVAKTTLLKILAEEIEADEGNIKWGITTSRSYMPKDNTFYFEGLKLSLVEWLRQYASPEEEAESYLRSFLGRMLFSGEEALKRAHVLSGGEKMRCMLSKMMLSKANVILLDEPTNHLDLESITAVNEGIIAFKGSVFFTSHDYEFIQTIANRVIEILPDGGVVNKEMDYETYLKFSGIIK, from the coding sequence ATGTTACAAGTTACAAATTTAGGACTTCGCTTTGCTGATAGGAAATTATTTGAGGATGTGAATATAAAATTTACAAATGGTAATTGCTATGGTCTTATTGGAGCTAATGGAGCAGGTAAAACTACGTTTTTAAAACTCTTATCTGGAGAAATTGGTTCTCAACAAGGGCATGTATCTCTTGGTAAGGGAGAAAGATTAGCTGTTTTGCGTCAAAATCATTTTGATTATGAAGAAGAAAAAGTAATCGATGTAGTCATGATGGGTTACGAAAAACTTTGGGACGTTATGAACAGAAAAAATGAAATTTATATGAAAGACCCTTTTACAGAAGAGGACGGTATTATTGCTGCAGAATTAGAAGCTGAGTTTGCTGAAATGGACGGTTGGAATGCAGAAAGTGATGCAGCTCAGTTATTAGAAGGTTTAGGTATTTCTAGCACTGTTCATTATTCTTTAATGAGTGAATTGGATAACTCTCAGAAAGTAAAAATATTGCTGGCTAAGGCCTTATTCGGAAATCCAGATGTATTATTATTAGACGAGCCTACAAACGGGCTTGATATAAGTGCAATTCAGTGGCTAGAAGAATTTTTAATAAATTTTGAAAATACAGTTATTGTAGTCAGCCACGACCGCCATTTTTTAAATAATATATGTACACATATTTGTGATTTAGATTTTGGAAAAATTCAATTATATGTTGGAAATTATGATTTCTGGTATCAATCAAGTCAACTAGCTAGAAGAATGTTAGAAGATTCTAACAAGAAAAAAGAAGAAAAAATCAAAGAATTACAAGAATTTATTGCACGTTTTTCTGCTAATGCTTCTAAATCAAAACAAGCAACGAGTAGAAAAAAAATGTTGGATAAAATTACACTCGATGATATAAAACCATCAAGCCGTCGCTACCCTTATGTTAGATTTACCCCTGATAGAGAAATTGGAAATGATTTACTTATAGTTGACAATCTTTCAAAAACTGTAGACGGGAAAGAAGTTTTAAAAAATGTTAGTTTTACTGTAAATCCTAATGACAAGGTTATACTATTAGGTGATGAAGTTGCCAAAACTACATTATTAAAAATTTTAGCAGAAGAGATAGAAGCTGATGAAGGAAATATAAAATGGGGAATTACAACTTCTAGGTCTTATATGCCAAAAGACAATACTTTTTACTTTGAAGGACTTAAACTTTCTTTAGTTGAATGGTTACGTCAATACGCTTCACCAGAGGAAGAAGCAGAATCATATCTTCGTTCATTTTTAGGGCGTATGTTATTTTCTGGAGAAGAGGCACTTAAAAGAGCCCATGTTCTTTCTGGGGGAGAAAAAATGCGTTGCATGCTGTCTAAGATGATGTTATCCAAGGCTAATGTCATATTATTAGACGAACCAACAAATCATCTTGATTTAGAATCTATTACTGCTGTCAATGAAGGAATTATTGCTTTCAAAGGTTCGGTATTTTTCACATCTCATGATTACGAATTTATTCAAACGATCGCTAATCGTGTTATAGAAATTTTACCAGATGGTGGAGTAGTAAATAAAGAGATGGATTATGAAACCTATTTAAAATTTAGTGGAATAATAAAATAA
- the ylxM gene encoding YlxM family DNA-binding protein: protein MEIDKILRVSQLYDFYSELLNDKQKEYIKNYYFDDLSLTEISENFNVSKQAVSNNIKRIILDLENFEEKLSLIKLSNERLFFYKEIKKINGNEDISYLLDQLIKLES, encoded by the coding sequence TTGGAAATAGATAAAATATTAAGAGTTTCTCAGCTGTATGATTTTTATTCAGAATTATTAAATGACAAACAAAAAGAATATATAAAAAATTATTATTTTGATGATTTGTCATTAACCGAAATATCAGAAAATTTTAATGTGTCAAAACAAGCTGTTTCAAATAATATAAAAAGAATAATATTAGATTTAGAGAATTTTGAAGAAAAATTATCTTTAATAAAACTTAGTAATGAAAGATTATTTTTTTATAAGGAAATAAAAAAAATTAATGGTAACGAGGATATTTCATATCTACTAGATCAGTTAATAAAACTAGAAAGTTAG
- the ffh gene encoding signal recognition particle protein: protein MAFENLSERLQATISKIRGKGKVSESDVKEMMREIRLALLEADVNFKVVKEFVKKISERAVGVEVMKSLTPAQQIVKIVNEELVELLGGQTEEVLKNKKINTVMMVGLQGAGKTTTAGKLALKAKKNNKKRPLLIAADIYRPAAVKQLQTLGKQVDIPVFYVDKSPLEIVKEGLKYAADNNLNYIIIDTAGRLHIDELLMNELREIKEDVNPDEILLVVDSMIGQESVNIAKSFNEELEISGIVLTKLDGDTRGGAALSIKSIINKPIKLVGMGEKMNDLEDFHPERMASRILGMGDVLTLIEKAQSSIDENEAKKMQEKMLNQTFTFEDFLAQLNQIKKLGSIKDILGMLPGMGKLKGLDMSKIDEKQFIYIEAIIQSMTVEERQNPDIINVPRRNRIAKGSGRPISEVHKLIKQFDEMRKMMKQFGGLMNNKNKRKGLGKFFGGSLPF, encoded by the coding sequence ATGGCATTTGAAAATTTGTCAGAAAGATTACAAGCTACCATATCAAAAATAAGAGGTAAGGGAAAAGTAAGCGAATCTGATGTTAAAGAAATGATGCGAGAAATAAGGTTAGCACTGTTGGAAGCAGATGTTAATTTTAAGGTTGTAAAAGAATTTGTAAAAAAAATTAGCGAACGTGCTGTTGGAGTAGAAGTAATGAAGTCGCTTACTCCTGCCCAGCAAATTGTAAAAATTGTAAATGAAGAGTTAGTAGAGTTACTTGGGGGACAAACAGAAGAAGTATTAAAAAATAAAAAAATAAATACTGTAATGATGGTAGGTCTTCAGGGTGCTGGTAAAACTACTACTGCTGGCAAGTTAGCCTTAAAAGCGAAAAAAAATAACAAAAAAAGACCCTTATTAATTGCAGCAGATATTTATAGACCAGCGGCCGTAAAACAATTACAGACATTAGGTAAACAAGTTGATATTCCTGTATTTTATGTTGATAAGTCTCCTTTGGAAATAGTTAAAGAAGGACTGAAATATGCAGCAGATAATAATTTGAACTATATTATTATAGATACAGCGGGGAGATTGCATATTGATGAACTTTTAATGAATGAATTAAGGGAAATAAAAGAAGATGTTAATCCTGATGAAATATTATTAGTAGTCGATTCTATGATAGGTCAAGAATCTGTTAATATTGCTAAATCTTTTAATGAAGAACTTGAAATAAGTGGTATAGTTTTAACAAAACTTGATGGTGATACTCGTGGAGGTGCTGCTTTATCAATAAAATCAATTATTAATAAACCTATAAAATTAGTTGGTATGGGTGAAAAGATGAATGATTTAGAAGATTTTCATCCAGAAAGAATGGCATCAAGAATTTTGGGTATGGGTGATGTCTTAACTTTGATAGAAAAGGCCCAGAGCAGTATTGATGAAAATGAAGCTAAAAAAATGCAAGAAAAAATGTTAAATCAAACATTCACATTTGAAGATTTTTTAGCTCAATTAAATCAAATAAAAAAATTAGGTTCTATAAAAGATATACTGGGAATGCTTCCTGGTATGGGTAAATTAAAAGGCTTGGATATGTCTAAAATTGATGAAAAACAATTTATATATATAGAAGCAATAATTCAATCAATGACTGTAGAAGAAAGACAAAATCCAGATATAATAAATGTTCCTAGGAGAAATCGTATAGCCAAAGGTAGTGGTAGACCTATTTCTGAAGTTCATAAATTAATAAAACAATTTGATGAAATGAGAAAAATGATGAAGCAATTTGGCGGTCTTATGAATAATAAAAATAAAAGAAAGGGATTAGGTAAGTTCTTTGGCGGTAGTTTACCATTTTAA
- the trmL gene encoding tRNA (uridine(34)/cytosine(34)/5-carboxymethylaminomethyluridine(34)-2'-O)-methyltransferase TrmL: MNNIVLFQPEIPANTGNVARTCVGAGARLHLIMPLGFSIDDKHLKRAGLDYWEHLDLVIWDSLEDFLKNTSDKNYFLITKFGSETYSNFDFSNENNEELYFIFGRETKGLPASFREEYYNKTLRIPITDKVRSLNLSNTVAMVLYEALRQQNFKNIL; this comes from the coding sequence ATGAATAATATCGTTCTTTTTCAACCTGAGATACCTGCTAATACTGGTAATGTAGCAAGAACATGTGTAGGAGCTGGTGCTAGATTACACCTGATAATGCCCCTAGGTTTTTCTATAGATGATAAACATTTAAAAAGAGCAGGATTGGACTATTGGGAGCATCTTGATTTAGTTATATGGGATAGCTTAGAAGATTTTTTGAAGAATACAAGTGATAAAAACTATTTTTTAATAACAAAATTTGGAAGTGAAACTTATTCAAATTTTGATTTTTCTAATGAAAATAATGAAGAATTATATTTTATATTTGGTAGGGAAACTAAAGGTTTACCCGCTTCTTTTAGAGAAGAGTACTATAATAAAACTTTAAGAATACCTATTACTGATAAAGTAAGGTCGTTAAATTTATCTAATACCGTAGCAATGGTATTATATGAGGCGTTAAGGCAACAAAATTTTAAAAACATATTATAA
- a CDS encoding formate--tetrahydrofolate ligase, with protein MKTDFQISIESKKEKICKVAEKLGVSLDELILYGDYKAKIKIDKLSTNPKSNLILVTAINPTASGEGKSTVTIGLSDGLNRIGKKSCVALREPSLGPVLGMKGGAAGGGYAQVVPMEDINLHFTGDMHAVTTANNTISAVIDNHIFQGNELGIDRVVFNRALDMNDRALRHIEVATANNGQQRSDHFDITVASEIMAILCLSENLKDLKEKLSNVIVAYNKKNQPIYVGDLEIQGVLAAILKDAIKPNIVQTLENNPAIIHGGPFANIAHGCNSIIATKTAMKYADYVVTEAGFGADLGAEKFLNIKCRKAGIVPKAVVIVATIRALKLHGGISANELTLENLEAIKKGLPNLEKHIENINKFNLPVVVALNVFSTDTQAELEVVKAWAEENNVVISETKVFAKGSLGAEDLANKVVESVENNNKKFELLYSDEKTILEKIEIICKEIYGASGIDVNAESLKEINNINKLGFSYLPICMAKTPLSLSDDPSIKGRPSDFIVKITDVKLKSGAGFIVVYTNKILTMPGLPKIPNAIKIDIDEQENIINIF; from the coding sequence ATGAAAACAGATTTTCAAATTTCAATAGAAAGTAAGAAAGAAAAAATTTGCAAGGTAGCAGAAAAGTTAGGAGTTTCTCTTGATGAGTTAATTCTTTATGGGGATTACAAGGCAAAAATTAAAATAGATAAATTGTCTACAAATCCAAAGTCTAATCTTATTTTAGTTACTGCAATAAATCCTACAGCTAGTGGCGAGGGTAAATCAACAGTTACAATAGGTTTATCTGATGGATTAAATAGAATTGGTAAAAAATCTTGTGTTGCACTAAGAGAACCTTCTTTGGGACCAGTTTTGGGTATGAAGGGTGGAGCTGCTGGTGGAGGTTATGCTCAGGTAGTTCCTATGGAAGATATTAATTTACATTTTACGGGAGATATGCACGCAGTTACGACAGCTAATAATACTATTTCTGCTGTAATTGATAATCATATTTTTCAGGGCAATGAATTAGGTATTGATAGGGTTGTATTTAATCGTGCTTTAGACATGAATGATAGAGCCTTACGTCATATTGAAGTTGCTACTGCTAATAATGGACAACAAAGAAGCGACCATTTTGATATTACTGTTGCTAGTGAAATTATGGCAATTCTTTGTTTATCTGAAAATTTAAAAGATTTAAAAGAAAAACTTTCAAATGTAATTGTGGCTTATAATAAAAAAAACCAACCTATATATGTTGGAGATTTAGAAATTCAAGGAGTATTAGCAGCAATTTTAAAAGATGCTATTAAACCTAATATTGTACAAACATTAGAAAATAATCCTGCTATTATTCATGGAGGTCCTTTTGCAAATATTGCTCATGGATGCAATTCTATTATTGCAACAAAAACAGCTATGAAATATGCCGATTATGTAGTAACAGAAGCAGGATTTGGAGCTGATTTAGGGGCTGAAAAATTCTTAAATATTAAATGTAGAAAAGCTGGTATTGTTCCAAAAGCTGTGGTAATTGTAGCAACTATTAGAGCCTTAAAACTTCATGGAGGAATAAGTGCAAATGAATTAACTCTTGAAAATTTAGAAGCAATAAAAAAGGGACTTCCAAACTTGGAAAAACACATAGAAAATATAAATAAATTTAATTTACCTGTAGTTGTAGCTTTAAATGTTTTCTCAACTGACACACAAGCCGAATTAGAAGTTGTTAAAGCTTGGGCAGAAGAAAATAATGTTGTAATATCAGAAACAAAAGTATTTGCTAAAGGAAGCTTGGGAGCAGAAGATTTGGCTAATAAAGTAGTTGAGTCAGTAGAAAATAATAATAAAAAATTTGAATTATTATATTCTGATGAAAAAACTATTTTAGAAAAAATAGAAATAATATGTAAAGAAATTTATGGAGCAAGCGGAATAGATGTAAATGCAGAATCCTTAAAAGAAATTAATAATATTAATAAATTAGGCTTTTCTTATTTGCCTATCTGTATGGCAAAAACACCTTTATCACTTTCTGATGACCCAAGTATAAAAGGGCGACCATCAGATTTTATAGTTAAAATAACAGATGTAAAATTAAAATCAGGAGCAGGATTTATAGTAGTCTATACAAATAAAATACTAACAATGCCTGGTTTACCTAAGATTCCAAATGCCATAAAAATAGATATTGATGAGCAAGAAAACATTATAAATATATTTTAA
- the ybeY gene encoding rRNA maturation RNase YbeY, which produces MSFVEIIDDSNILEFETKNMLVELLGIAADYENINKSKTEFSLSIVDIEQIHKINKEYRGIDRPTDVISFALNDDVENELKIIGGEQDNYIGDIIICFEIAKEQAKEYEHSLERELGFLAVHGFLHLLGYDHATKEDEIEMFTKQKEILEKYGLTR; this is translated from the coding sequence ATGTCTTTTGTAGAAATTATAGATGATTCTAATATACTTGAGTTTGAAACTAAAAATATGTTAGTAGAATTACTAGGTATTGCTGCAGATTATGAAAATATAAATAAATCAAAAACGGAATTTTCATTATCTATCGTGGATATAGAACAAATACACAAAATAAATAAGGAATATAGGGGAATTGATAGACCAACAGATGTAATTTCTTTTGCCTTAAATGATGATGTAGAAAATGAATTGAAAATTATTGGTGGCGAACAGGATAATTACATAGGTGATATTATAATTTGTTTTGAAATAGCAAAAGAACAAGCAAAAGAATATGAACATTCTTTAGAAAGAGAGTTAGGATTTTTAGCTGTTCATGGTTTTTTACACTTATTGGGTTATGACCATGCAACAAAAGAAGATGAAATAGAAATGTTTACTAAGCAAAAAGAAATTTTAGAGAAATACGGACTTACTAGATAG
- the era gene encoding GTPase Era, which translates to MNENLIKTGFITIIGRPNAGKSTLLNNILNQKIAIMSDKPQTTRNIINGVYTDDDAQIVFIDTPGIHKPKHKLGDYMMKLANSAIKESEIVYLIVNVLDEYGRGDERIINIIKELNVPTFLILNKIDLIDRENIFKIINFYKDLHDFVEIIPISALKSINIDNLLDVTKKYLTYSIKMYPDDVITDSPEYFIISEFIREKVLQLTSQEIPHSIAVVIDKISSEKDLKKQIIASIIVERKSQKGMIIGKQGQMIKKIGQLARRDIEDLLGEKIFLELWVKVIDNWRRKPNLIKDLGYRDDVFG; encoded by the coding sequence ATGAATGAAAATTTAATAAAAACAGGTTTTATTACAATAATAGGTCGTCCCAACGCTGGGAAGTCTACACTACTTAACAATATCCTAAATCAAAAAATAGCAATAATGTCAGACAAACCACAAACTACGAGAAATATTATTAATGGTGTATATACTGATGATGATGCTCAAATTGTTTTTATAGATACTCCAGGTATTCATAAACCAAAACATAAACTTGGGGACTATATGATGAAATTAGCTAATAGTGCTATAAAAGAATCAGAAATAGTGTATCTTATAGTTAATGTTTTAGATGAATATGGCAGAGGCGACGAAAGAATAATTAATATTATAAAAGAACTTAATGTTCCTACTTTTTTAATATTAAATAAAATAGACTTAATTGATAGAGAAAATATTTTTAAAATAATAAATTTCTATAAAGATTTACATGATTTTGTTGAAATTATACCCATATCAGCTTTAAAATCAATTAACATTGATAATTTGTTAGATGTAACTAAAAAATATTTAACTTATAGCATTAAGATGTATCCTGACGATGTTATTACTGATAGTCCAGAATATTTTATAATTTCAGAATTTATTAGAGAAAAAGTTCTGCAACTTACAAGTCAAGAAATACCTCATTCAATAGCCGTTGTTATTGATAAAATATCATCAGAAAAAGATTTAAAAAAACAAATTATTGCTTCTATAATAGTAGAAAGAAAATCTCAAAAAGGTATGATTATAGGTAAGCAAGGACAAATGATAAAAAAAATTGGTCAGCTAGCAAGACGAGATATTGAAGACTTATTAGGAGAAAAAATATTTTTAGAACTTTGGGTAAAGGTTATAGATAATTGGAGAAGAAAACCAAATCTTATTAAAGACCTAGGATATAGAGATGATGTCTTTGGCTAA
- the recO gene encoding DNA repair protein RecO, producing MMSLAKNAILKGIVIKKIPYKDYHEIVHIFTENGLVESFFYENVNKNKKKNKLFIPTLVTTSFFRTSGMNKIINLDVDNYFSNIIYDIKKSSYIKNIIEIIGYNQLLNPYFYKLLNNLLDLINEDKIDEKLSNIYFIILFLKYEGFVFKYLKTNKNYAGYSFSKNMFIDVEECNNSFFKLDNKLIQLIYILSNNSVNILEKIHLDDSEINIVFRFINIILKEYSGIETKSYNKILELESILNSFEGDKNNE from the coding sequence ATGATGTCTTTGGCTAAAAATGCTATCTTAAAAGGTATTGTAATAAAAAAAATTCCTTATAAAGATTACCATGAAATAGTACATATATTTACAGAAAACGGGCTTGTAGAAAGTTTTTTTTATGAAAATGTAAATAAGAATAAGAAAAAAAATAAATTGTTTATTCCAACTTTGGTAACAACTTCATTTTTTCGTACAAGTGGAATGAATAAAATAATAAATTTAGACGTCGACAATTATTTTTCTAATATTATTTATGATATTAAAAAGTCAAGTTATATAAAAAATATAATAGAAATAATAGGATATAATCAATTATTAAATCCTTATTTTTATAAATTACTTAATAATTTACTTGATTTAATAAATGAAGATAAGATTGATGAAAAATTATCAAATATTTATTTTATAATTTTATTTTTAAAATATGAGGGATTTGTATTTAAATATTTAAAAACTAATAAAAATTATGCGGGATATTCTTTTTCAAAAAATATGTTTATAGATGTAGAAGAATGTAATAATAGTTTTTTTAAATTGGATAATAAATTAATACAATTAATATATATTCTATCTAATAATTCTGTAAATATTTTGGAAAAAATACATTTAGATGATAGCGAAATTAATATAGTATTTAGATTTATAAATATAATTCTTAAAGAGTATTCAGGTATAGAAACAAAATCGTATAATAAAATTTTAGAATTAGAGAGTATTCTTAATTCTTTTGAAGGGGATAAAAATAATGAATAG
- the racE gene encoding glutamate racemase: MNRPIGVFDSGVGGITVVKEIIRQLPNETIYFFGDVKNCPYGDKSQQEILKYTEKAVKFLISKDVKMIVLACNTATAASLDYLEGKYNIPIIGVIKPGARTAIQATNNKKVLVLGTNFTAKSKAYTKEIHNINKNIIVHNKACITFVSFVEKENYNDKEKVFKLLNNELLETKNLDIDTIILGCTHYPILQKDIESYYKNKIKVISSGIETAREVSMILTFLKIHNKKEKEDHKFFISKDSNEFKKTANKWLNENICIEVVEL; this comes from the coding sequence ATGAATAGACCTATTGGTGTTTTTGATAGTGGAGTGGGGGGAATTACAGTTGTTAAGGAAATAATAAGACAACTACCTAATGAAACTATATATTTTTTTGGTGATGTGAAAAATTGTCCCTACGGTGATAAAAGTCAGCAAGAAATTTTAAAATATACAGAAAAAGCTGTTAAATTTTTAATATCAAAAGATGTTAAGATGATAGTTTTAGCTTGTAATACTGCAACTGCTGCATCTTTAGATTATTTAGAGGGAAAGTATAATATTCCAATTATTGGAGTTATTAAACCAGGAGCAAGAACAGCAATTCAAGCTACAAATAATAAAAAAGTTTTAGTTTTAGGAACAAATTTTACAGCTAAGTCAAAAGCATATACAAAAGAAATTCATAATATAAATAAAAATATCATAGTTCATAATAAGGCTTGTATAACTTTTGTTTCTTTTGTTGAAAAAGAGAATTATAATGACAAAGAAAAGGTTTTTAAGTTATTAAATAATGAATTACTTGAAACTAAAAACTTAGATATAGATACAATAATACTGGGTTGTACTCACTATCCAATTTTACAAAAAGATATTGAAAGTTACTATAAGAATAAAATTAAAGTTATATCTTCTGGAATAGAAACTGCTCGTGAAGTAAGTATGATTCTTACTTTTTTAAAAATTCACAATAAGAAAGAAAAAGAAGACCATAAATTTTTTATTTCTAAGGATAGTAATGAGTTTAAAAAAACAGCAAATAAATGGTTAAATGAAAATATTTGTATAGAAGTGGTTGAATTATAA
- the rdgB gene encoding RdgB/HAM1 family non-canonical purine NTP pyrophosphatase, with translation MKKELVLATNNKHKLMEIRNILKDYTILTLDDIGFKDEIIEDMPTFEENSLKKAKIVSKFSGKDTIADDSGLCVELLNNEPGVYSARYSKEQTDESNIKQVLKNLNGKESPAKYVCVISIVHSDGKRASFRGECKGKILTKKIGTQGFGYDPIFFVDSLNKTFAEISAEEKNSISHRREAIDKLVDYLGSL, from the coding sequence ATGAAAAAAGAATTAGTTTTAGCAACTAATAACAAGCATAAATTAATGGAGATAAGAAATATCTTAAAAGATTACACAATTTTGACATTAGATGATATAGGCTTTAAAGATGAAATTATAGAAGATATGCCAACATTTGAAGAAAATTCTTTAAAAAAAGCCAAAATAGTTTCTAAATTTTCTGGCAAAGATACTATAGCAGATGATAGTGGTCTTTGTGTTGAATTACTTAATAATGAACCTGGTGTCTATTCTGCAAGATATTCTAAGGAGCAAACAGATGAAAGCAATATTAAACAAGTTTTAAAAAATTTGAATGGTAAAGAATCGCCAGCTAAATATGTATGTGTTATAAGTATTGTTCATTCAGATGGTAAAAGGGCAAGTTTTAGAGGTGAATGTAAGGGGAAAATATTAACAAAGAAAATAGGAACTCAAGGCTTTGGTTATGACCCTATATTTTTTGTTGATAGTTTAAATAAAACATTTGCAGAAATTTCAGCAGAAGAAAAAAATAGTATAAGCCACAGAAGAGAAGCTATTGATAAATTAGTGGATTATTTAGGGAGTTTATAA
- a CDS encoding ferredoxin, whose translation MRTKVNRETCISCGNCYSICPEIYECDEDGIAFCKLDNNKMIKTVDDKFKSLLLECYDSCPTESIIIENIESR comes from the coding sequence TTGAGAACTAAAGTAAATAGAGAAACTTGTATATCTTGTGGCAATTGCTATTCTATTTGCCCTGAAATTTATGAATGTGATGAAGACGGTATTGCATTTTGCAAATTGGATAACAACAAGATGATAAAGACAGTAGATGATAAATTCAAATCTTTGTTATTAGAATGTTATGATTCATGTCCCACAGAATCTATAATTATAGAAAATATTGAAAGCAGGTGA